From the genome of Scytonema hofmannii PCC 7110, one region includes:
- a CDS encoding DNA cytosine methyltransferase: MLTHLDLFAGIGGFSLAARACGIKTTHAVEIKPFQRSVFAHHFPECVLWKDIRVINPIEKGWDIISCGFPCQDISGANHKGKGLDGDRSGLWKEGHRIIKDSQPKFALIENVANLRHRGLGRVVSDLAAIGYVGEWQTVGAAHIGAPHLRKRILIVAYPNELQPRLQGKETWASQIRQEIAALTNTDNLGAWWQGETQEQKRADTADDPRPSHQTGGSTQSRSAVMDDGIPQWVSEYQLGGWWANNPAPTLCGIPRKSQSKRYEQLECIGNAVVPGVALLGFKRILYLNRLLGE, encoded by the coding sequence ATGCTTACCCACCTCGACCTCTTTGCCGGAATCGGCGGATTCAGTCTTGCCGCACGTGCCTGTGGCATCAAAACAACCCATGCAGTCGAAATCAAGCCATTCCAGCGCTCAGTCTTCGCTCACCATTTCCCAGAGTGCGTGCTCTGGAAAGACATCAGAGTCATCAACCCAATCGAAAAAGGATGGGACATTATCAGCTGCGGATTCCCCTGTCAAGACATCTCAGGAGCCAACCACAAAGGAAAAGGACTCGACGGCGATCGCTCCGGACTATGGAAAGAAGGACACAGAATCATCAAAGATTCTCAACCAAAATTTGCTCTCATCGAAAACGTTGCCAATTTGCGACATCGAGGACTTGGACGGGTCGTCAGCGATCTTGCCGCCATCGGGTATGTGGGAGAATGGCAAACTGTGGGAGCAGCCCACATTGGAGCACCCCACCTCCGAAAGAGAATACTTATTGTTGCCTACCCCAATGAGCTACAACCCAGACTCCAAGGGAAGGAGACCTGGGCAAGCCAAATTAGACAAGAGATTGCGGCTCTTACCAACACCGATAACCTGGGGGCATGGTGGCAGGGAGAGACGCAAGAGCAAAAGCGGGCAGATACTGCGGACGACCCTAGACCCTCACATCAAACCGGAGGAAGTACTCAATCCCGAAGTGCCGTTATGGATGATGGGATTCCCCAGTGGGTATCTGAATATCAACTTGGCGGATGGTGGGCAAACAACCCAGCCCCAACTCTCTGTGGCATCCCAAGAAAAAGTCAATCGAAACGATACGAGCAACTTGAATGCATCGGTAACGCAGTTGTCCCAGGAGTCGCCCTGCTCGGATTTAAGCGAATCCTCTACCTCAACAGGTTGCTTGGGGAATGA
- a CDS encoding helix-turn-helix domain-containing protein gives MTIAIMDAESRARLVEAIKHARGNRSQRKFASDLGVSYATVQSWERGTVIPDLENLEAVATARGQSLEQLLAQVRAVGSEEVHKPKKAEDLLLTIRQLSREEVVRLIKLLIDEI, from the coding sequence GTGACAATTGCGATAATGGATGCCGAATCACGCGCAAGGTTGGTGGAAGCTATTAAGCACGCCAGGGGAAACAGAAGTCAAAGGAAGTTCGCTAGCGACTTGGGCGTGAGTTACGCTACAGTCCAATCGTGGGAACGCGGCACGGTTATCCCCGACTTGGAAAACCTAGAGGCAGTTGCAACTGCTAGGGGTCAGTCTTTGGAGCAGCTACTAGCACAGGTTCGCGCCGTCGGTTCGGAGGAAGTCCACAAGCCGAAGAAGGCGGAAGATTTGTTGTTGACCATTCGCCAATTATCCAGAGAGGAAGTTGTGCGCTTGATTAAGCTGCTTATTGACGAGATTTAG
- a CDS encoding helix-turn-helix transcriptional regulator yields MYVDVVEPSELTLFNLPLELSNFAPVVKRSQYVRLSPFWLDAGSFQVSDRTYKIFQVADSQLVKLSMQITDEGGLRNTKTSVYYGGKIIWHSETAIWMPTNPETVAGKSMEIFYSLTQQREVCQVQPPRLKPSERFMALRLSLDLTRAQIADAVGVGEEKVAEWENGSNIPRLTLGQTVRLCKITKRTVEDLADLFKQS; encoded by the coding sequence ATGTACGTTGATGTTGTTGAGCCTTCTGAACTAACGCTTTTTAACTTACCCCTTGAACTCTCTAATTTTGCGCCAGTTGTTAAACGAAGTCAGTACGTGCGATTGAGTCCGTTTTGGTTGGACGCTGGTTCTTTCCAAGTAAGCGATCGCACTTACAAAATTTTCCAAGTCGCAGACAGTCAATTGGTTAAACTTTCGATGCAAATTACTGATGAGGGTGGATTGCGAAATACCAAAACATCCGTTTACTATGGCGGCAAGATAATATGGCACAGCGAAACGGCGATCTGGATGCCGACCAATCCGGAAACCGTGGCAGGCAAGTCTATGGAAATTTTTTACTCGTTGACGCAGCAGCGAGAAGTCTGCCAAGTGCAACCCCCAAGACTAAAGCCAAGTGAAAGATTTATGGCGCTAAGACTGTCATTAGATCTGACACGAGCACAAATAGCGGACGCTGTGGGCGTTGGCGAGGAAAAAGTCGCTGAGTGGGAGAATGGATCTAATATTCCACGCCTGACGCTCGGACAAACCGTTCGACTTTGCAAAATTACAAAGCGCACGGTTGAGGATTTGGCTGATTTATTTAAACAATCTTGA
- the iscB gene encoding RNA-guided endonuclease IscB yields the protein MSKVFVLNSEKKPLNPIHPAQARQLLKNGKAAVFRKFPFTIILKVTFKTEEEKPVQPLRLKIDPGAQTTGLALVNDTTGEVVFAAELQHRGFAIKKSLISRRQLRRGRRNRKTRYRQPPKHEWSRKGNKKPVPKQRRTWIAPSLMSRVHNINTWVERLKKLAPISDISQELVKFDTQLMRNPDIQGKEYQQGTLAGYETREYLLEKWNRQCAYCGKKDVPLQIEHIYCRAKGGSNSITNLALSCEKCNKKKGTKDIKDFLKKEPTKLKEILAQAKRPLADTAVVNSTRFKLLEVLKATNLPVETGSGGLTKFNRTNQELEKTHWIDAACVGKSTPEKLIIKGVKPLLITANGHGTRQMCGTDKHGFPIRHRSRKQIHFGFQTGDIVKAVVTKGKKVGEHIGRVLCRATGSFDITTDTGRVAGISHKYCKHIHKKDGYSYAF from the coding sequence ATGAGCAAAGTATTTGTTTTAAATTCAGAGAAAAAACCACTAAATCCAATTCATCCCGCACAGGCTAGACAACTTTTGAAAAACGGAAAAGCCGCCGTTTTTAGAAAATTTCCTTTTACCATCATTCTGAAAGTGACTTTCAAAACGGAAGAAGAAAAACCAGTTCAACCTTTGAGATTAAAAATAGACCCTGGTGCTCAAACGACTGGATTAGCTTTAGTTAACGATACAACAGGAGAAGTTGTATTTGCAGCCGAACTACAACACAGAGGTTTTGCTATTAAAAAATCCCTCATTTCAAGAAGACAACTCCGTAGAGGTAGAAGAAATCGCAAAACTCGGTATAGACAACCTCCAAAACACGAATGGTCTAGAAAGGGGAATAAAAAACCTGTTCCCAAACAACGAAGAACTTGGATAGCGCCAAGTTTGATGAGTAGAGTTCATAACATTAACACATGGGTTGAGAGGTTAAAAAAATTAGCTCCTATTTCGGATATCTCTCAAGAGTTGGTTAAGTTTGACACTCAATTAATGAGAAATCCAGATATTCAGGGTAAAGAATATCAACAAGGAACTTTAGCTGGATATGAGACTAGAGAGTATTTACTTGAGAAGTGGAATAGACAATGTGCTTATTGTGGTAAAAAAGATGTTCCTTTACAGATTGAGCATATCTATTGTCGGGCTAAAGGAGGTTCTAACTCAATTACCAATTTAGCTTTGAGTTGTGAGAAATGTAACAAAAAGAAGGGGACTAAAGACATCAAAGATTTTCTCAAAAAAGAACCTACTAAATTGAAGGAAATTCTAGCTCAAGCTAAAAGACCGTTAGCTGATACTGCAGTAGTTAATTCAACAAGATTCAAACTGTTAGAAGTCTTAAAAGCAACCAATCTACCAGTAGAAACAGGTTCAGGAGGGCTAACAAAGTTTAACAGAACTAATCAAGAGTTAGAAAAGACTCATTGGATAGATGCAGCTTGTGTTGGTAAATCAACCCCAGAAAAATTAATCATCAAAGGAGTTAAGCCATTACTAATTACTGCAAACGGTCATGGAACAAGACAGATGTGTGGTACAGATAAACATGGATTTCCAATTCGTCATCGTAGTAGAAAACAAATCCATTTTGGATTTCAAACTGGAGACATCGTTAAAGCAGTTGTCACCAAAGGTAAAAAAGTAGGAGAGCATATTGGACGTGTTCTGTGTCGTGCAACGGGTAGTTTTGATATTACTACTGACACTGGAAGAGTCGCTGGTATTAGTCACAAATATTGTAAACACATTCATAAAAAGGATGGTTACTCGTATGCATTCTGA
- a CDS encoding ParB/RepB/Spo0J family partition protein yields MTPIEPCALRSDEETRALFDPYVNEALRHQVEKLEPHPESLRIELSEIRRDGGTQPRAAINLHHVRLLEQQIIETGGEIEPVVVFYDGADYWLADGFHRWQAHHNLEKLDINCVVRQGTRRDAVLFSCGANAEHLCALARSRDDKRRAVLMLINDSEWGQWSDREIARRCKVDNKTVAKLRNSPDANKGAYLRNSSDTKVNNGRKAQRNGKSYIVDTSNIGRKTVVENETEKVGASDGISPESEAAKTSDSAEEELRPTAIERNLNEICLGVISTKKNLSPAQRWAVFDSMTDEMNGEELDEAIATLKVKSQTRSIETVGETDAT; encoded by the coding sequence ATGACACCAATAGAACCTTGTGCATTGCGATCAGATGAGGAAACAAGAGCGCTATTCGATCCATATGTAAATGAAGCTCTCCGCCATCAAGTCGAAAAACTAGAACCGCACCCCGAATCCCTGCGGATTGAATTGTCTGAAATCCGCAGGGATGGAGGAACACAACCCCGTGCGGCAATCAATCTTCATCATGTCAGGTTACTCGAACAGCAAATTATTGAGACTGGAGGGGAAATTGAACCAGTGGTCGTGTTCTACGACGGCGCTGACTATTGGCTAGCGGATGGCTTCCACAGATGGCAAGCCCATCACAACCTTGAAAAGTTGGACATTAACTGTGTTGTTCGCCAAGGGACTAGACGCGATGCTGTGTTGTTCAGTTGTGGCGCGAATGCCGAGCACTTATGCGCTTTGGCACGCTCCAGGGATGACAAACGACGTGCGGTACTGATGTTGATTAATGATTCAGAATGGGGTCAGTGGAGTGACAGAGAGATAGCCCGTAGATGCAAGGTTGATAACAAGACAGTCGCTAAACTGAGGAATTCCCCAGACGCAAATAAAGGGGCTTATCTGAGGAATTCCTCAGATACAAAAGTTAACAATGGAAGAAAAGCTCAAAGAAACGGCAAATCCTACATTGTTGACACTTCTAATATTGGTAGGAAAACTGTGGTTGAGAACGAGACAGAAAAGGTAGGAGCGAGCGATGGGATTTCACCTGAATCTGAAGCAGCAAAGACTTCAGATTCGGCAGAAGAAGAACTTAGACCAACAGCGATTGAGCGTAACTTAAACGAGATTTGCTTAGGAGTTATCAGCACCAAGAAAAACTTATCGCCTGCTCAGCGATGGGCTGTTTTTGATTCTATGACCGATGAAATGAATGGTGAAGAATTGGATGAAGCGATCGCGACTCTTAAAGTCAAGTCGCAAACCAGATCGATTGAAACCGTAGGAGAAACAGATGCAACTTAA
- a CDS encoding CopG family ribbon-helix-helix protein, translating into MARKPSGDKLTNQIIVRVDDETKEAFMSRATAEGKSASEIIKEFIQSYLAREPQQVPDLIQIRADVEHLKEKVAILENEAQKKLYA; encoded by the coding sequence ATGGCTAGAAAACCGTCTGGAGATAAACTAACTAATCAAATCATCGTTAGAGTAGATGACGAAACGAAAGAAGCTTTCATGAGCAGGGCTACTGCTGAAGGAAAATCGGCATCAGAGATAATCAAAGAATTTATCCAGTCTTACCTAGCTAGGGAGCCGCAACAAGTACCCGATTTAATTCAAATACGCGCAGACGTAGAGCACCTAAAGGAAAAAGTAGCTATTTTAGAAAATGAAGCACAAAAAAAATTATACGCCTGA
- a CDS encoding helix-turn-helix domain-containing protein: MAKKKPIWSDKNQNGDDFINKKYKKTLKLIVESSDLYELLGESIRIARVARGLSQEDLARKLECDRSVIRLLEKQGGDPVVLRKLIKILNLEDSYFNFDDGEDA, from the coding sequence ATGGCTAAAAAAAAGCCAATTTGGTCTGACAAAAACCAAAATGGCGACGACTTTATAAACAAAAAATATAAGAAGACTCTCAAGCTGATTGTTGAGTCGAGCGATCTTTATGAGCTTTTGGGAGAATCAATCAGAATTGCTCGCGTTGCAAGGGGTCTATCGCAAGAGGATTTAGCGCGGAAATTGGAATGCGATCGCTCTGTCATTCGATTGTTAGAAAAGCAGGGAGGCGATCCAGTGGTTTTGCGGAAGTTGATTAAAATCTTAAACCTGGAGGACAGTTACTTTAATTTTGATGATGGTGAAGACGCGTAA
- a CDS encoding glycoside hydrolase family protein, producing MQSIKSLKQLIDEKVAAFYVTEASPELIKEIQSILGITATGIVDDRTKVALGKFKSERNLPYLASLGVQTAQALLESANKPNYLLLTKTNKKDQYGCFVLLLQYFKNGQVVDELPMRSGQARCQNFRKGIDSKSGSFEPLPEGRWKIEQIFWAGGKDNWNASHGDGIGPVSVPLTYDSPEKTDRSAIVIHWDENALEGKPGSAGCPVTYTLEAMKKVIGWLRDSDPKYFYVDWNLGTCPAVSFPKPEPHSSTLPPCGVELIKKFEGCFLNAYPDPLTKREPITIGWGSTRKRDGSPWRLGESISQQEADALLILQVERDYLPDLAKIPCWGELNPNQRGALLSFGYNLGSKFYGAPNFTSITTVLQNRDWSKIRETFIKYRNPGTNVEQGLRRRREAEADLFLTPY from the coding sequence ATGCAATCGATTAAATCTTTAAAGCAGCTAATTGATGAGAAAGTTGCTGCCTTTTACGTCACCGAAGCTAGCCCGGAATTAATTAAAGAAATTCAATCAATTCTTGGGATAACTGCAACTGGAATTGTGGACGATCGCACAAAGGTTGCTTTGGGGAAATTTAAGAGCGAGCGGAATCTTCCCTACCTCGCAAGTCTAGGCGTACAAACGGCACAAGCGTTATTAGAGAGTGCTAACAAACCTAATTATTTATTGCTGACCAAAACTAACAAGAAAGACCAATACGGCTGCTTTGTGCTCTTGCTACAGTATTTCAAAAATGGTCAAGTAGTTGATGAATTGCCCATGCGTAGCGGTCAGGCTCGATGCCAAAATTTCCGCAAAGGAATTGACAGTAAATCTGGTAGCTTTGAACCGCTTCCAGAGGGGCGATGGAAGATTGAGCAGATATTCTGGGCAGGCGGCAAAGACAACTGGAATGCCAGCCATGGCGACGGCATTGGACCCGTATCCGTGCCATTGACTTATGATAGTCCAGAAAAAACCGATAGGAGTGCGATCGTTATCCACTGGGACGAGAATGCTCTTGAGGGCAAGCCTGGAAGTGCGGGTTGTCCGGTCACTTATACACTAGAGGCGATGAAAAAGGTGATTGGTTGGTTGCGGGATAGCGATCCAAAATACTTTTATGTAGATTGGAATCTTGGTACTTGCCCTGCGGTTAGCTTCCCAAAGCCTGAACCCCACAGCAGTACCTTGCCCCCTTGTGGGGTGGAACTAATCAAGAAATTCGAGGGTTGTTTTCTCAATGCATACCCCGATCCTTTAACCAAGCGCGAACCCATCACGATTGGCTGGGGTTCAACCAGAAAACGCGACGGTAGTCCGTGGAGGCTTGGGGAGAGTATTTCACAGCAAGAAGCAGACGCGCTTTTGATTCTTCAGGTGGAAAGAGACTACTTACCCGATTTGGCGAAAATACCTTGTTGGGGTGAACTCAACCCCAATCAACGAGGAGCGCTACTCAGTTTTGGCTACAATTTGGGTAGCAAATTTTACGGCGCTCCCAACTTTACCTCAATTACCACAGTCTTGCAAAATCGCGATTGGTCCAAAATCCGCGAAACTTTCATCAAGTATCGCAACCCTGGAACGAATGTTGAACAAGGACTGAGGAGACGAAGAGAGGCTGAAGCTGACCTATTTCTGACTCCGTATTAG
- a CDS encoding helix-turn-helix domain-containing protein, producing MLVKDLMNQTEMSFDELAPILLSCRVNADNPETEVSETVAKRILSTVAKIGGQPKLPQLSGTTESQGIKQPDGKLSELVNPSGEPNKSAIKSFAEAHQITQKLVTASVDAIQQKNIRLTIEAAYLKRQKEIELLQAEQMGRAIADYQHEQFKSDELRDRVRALRASNYNVDDLMQTTFGVTFSQFSESAQKKIDATVQENQEDNLIIDLLIQGKTPEEICQILGKPQSQIQDWHFSQVSLRKNLQELCS from the coding sequence ATGTTAGTCAAAGATCTTATGAACCAGACAGAGATGAGTTTTGATGAGCTGGCACCTATTCTTTTATCTTGTCGAGTTAACGCCGACAATCCGGAAACAGAAGTATCGGAAACCGTAGCTAAGCGCATTCTGTCAACTGTTGCAAAGATTGGCGGACAGCCAAAATTACCTCAACTATCTGGAACAACCGAGTCACAGGGTATTAAGCAACCTGACGGTAAGTTGTCAGAACTTGTTAATCCGTCTGGAGAACCCAATAAATCCGCTATCAAATCTTTTGCTGAGGCGCACCAGATTACCCAAAAACTTGTTACTGCAAGCGTTGACGCTATTCAACAAAAGAACATTCGCTTGACGATTGAAGCTGCTTATCTAAAGCGTCAGAAAGAGATTGAGTTGCTTCAAGCAGAACAGATGGGACGTGCTATTGCTGACTATCAGCACGAGCAATTTAAATCAGATGAGTTGCGCGATCGCGTCCGTGCTTTGCGAGCGTCTAACTACAACGTTGATGACCTCATGCAAACTACTTTTGGCGTTACTTTCTCTCAATTTTCTGAATCTGCCCAGAAGAAAATTGATGCTACGGTTCAGGAGAACCAGGAAGACAATTTAATCATTGACCTTCTTATACAAGGGAAAACCCCCGAAGAAATATGTCAGATATTGGGAAAGCCCCAATCGCAAATTCAAGATTGGCATTTCAGTCAAGTCAGTCTCAGAAAAAATCTTCAGGAACTCTGCTCCTAG
- a CDS encoding HAD hydrolase-like protein yields the protein MTKLLLCDVDGTLTETVSGATFKQNPRDVKVMEGVEAVEAVEAALNWYRDRDWHIVGISNQGGCAAIDQKTGKPFKTIEDAIAEMAYTLELLPQLQAIYFCPDFKGYFCYKVSKDGITKYDHSQKAVLLPYANYDSSVDGYEWKLDEQLNFRKPGAGMINLALKEFDCDGLNMEAAWMVGDREEDKEAASNALIHFCPADLWRSRFTKGIKEFTGLNRDLIWFLEGVEI from the coding sequence ATGACTAAGCTTTTACTGTGCGACGTAGATGGAACTTTGACAGAAACCGTATCAGGCGCGACTTTCAAACAAAACCCCCGCGATGTTAAGGTGATGGAAGGTGTAGAAGCTGTAGAAGCTGTAGAAGCTGCGTTAAATTGGTATCGCGATCGCGACTGGCACATAGTGGGGATTAGCAACCAAGGTGGCTGTGCCGCGATCGACCAGAAGACTGGCAAGCCATTCAAAACGATTGAAGATGCGATCGCGGAAATGGCTTATACCCTTGAACTTCTCCCCCAGCTTCAAGCGATATATTTCTGCCCAGATTTCAAGGGGTATTTCTGCTACAAAGTCAGCAAGGACGGAATAACAAAATACGACCATTCTCAAAAAGCGGTACTGCTTCCATATGCTAACTATGATTCCTCAGTCGATGGCTACGAGTGGAAATTAGACGAGCAGTTAAACTTCAGGAAGCCCGGTGCGGGAATGATTAATCTCGCCCTCAAAGAGTTCGATTGCGACGGACTAAATATGGAAGCGGCTTGGATGGTAGGCGATCGCGAAGAAGATAAAGAAGCCGCTAGCAATGCTTTGATTCATTTTTGTCCTGCCGATCTGTGGCGATCGCGCTTCACAAAAGGAATTAAGGAATTTACGGGATTGAATCGAGACTTGATCTGGTTTCTAGAAGGAGTCGAGATTTAA